A region of Desulfuromonadales bacterium DNA encodes the following proteins:
- a CDS encoding DNA-binding response regulator, with protein MQQAFLLVVAESDLHDVYRHLPLGGKVQLTVAGKAITMLQKEQWDLVLLDAGSDPASALELLHQIKSSIPAVPVLFLAETGSEELAVSAFRLGARDYLRRPFDVVRLKAHVDNLLGLRRRGGERRVCVPLDEDLAGPARKAAAEPYLPPNILRVLVHMEEHLQESLCLDTMAREAGLSPHHFCRTFRELLGMSPMRFVCYQRVQKAKRLLQRDDLNISAVAAKSGFGSLNNMSRWFRVFEGTTPSYYRFSRQKPRTT; from the coding sequence ATGCAACAGGCCTTTCTGCTGGTCGTCGCCGAAAGCGACTTGCACGATGTTTACCGCCACCTGCCTCTGGGCGGGAAGGTGCAGCTGACCGTCGCCGGCAAGGCCATCACCATGCTGCAGAAAGAGCAATGGGACCTGGTACTTCTCGACGCCGGTTCCGATCCCGCCTCCGCCCTGGAACTGTTGCATCAGATCAAGTCCTCCATCCCCGCCGTCCCGGTACTTTTCCTGGCCGAAACGGGCTCGGAAGAGCTGGCCGTCAGCGCCTTCCGCCTCGGTGCCCGCGACTATCTCCGGCGTCCCTTCGACGTGGTCAGGCTCAAGGCCCATGTCGACAATCTCCTGGGCTTGCGCAGGAGAGGCGGGGAAAGGCGTGTTTGCGTCCCTCTGGATGAAGACCTCGCCGGCCCGGCCCGAAAGGCCGCCGCAGAGCCCTATCTCCCGCCGAACATCCTCCGCGTCCTCGTCCACATGGAAGAGCATCTCCAGGAGAGCCTCTGCCTGGATACCATGGCCCGGGAGGCGGGACTCAGTCCCCATCATTTCTGCCGGACCTTCCGGGAGTTGCTTGGAATGAGCCCGATGCGCTTCGTCTGCTATCAGCGGGTGCAGAAGGCGAAGCGGCTGCTGCAAAGAGACGATCTCAACATCTCCGCCGTGGCCGCAAAATCAGGCTTCGGCAGCCTGAACAACATGTCCCGGTGGTTCAGGGTCTTCGAAGGCACCACCCCCTCTTATTACCGTTTCTCTCGCCAAAAGCCCCGCACGACCTAG
- a CDS encoding nucleoside-triphosphatase translates to MTLNPCHLFITGQPGCGKTTLIRRLAESLIDLRPGVREAILPAVRQGLTRRFGDR, encoded by the coding sequence ATGACCTTGAATCCCTGCCACCTGTTTATCACCGGCCAGCCCGGCTGCGGCAAGACCACCCTGATCCGCCGGCTGGCCGAGAGCCTCATCGATCTGCGGCCGGGGGTGCGGGAGGCCATCCTGCCCGCCGTCCGCCAGGGTCTGACCCGTCGCTTCGGGGACAGGTAG